AGCCTGCAATACACTTTGTTTTTAGCTCATAACAACTTGTTGTCAGAATCCTTACCAAGAGATGAACCCTCCAACTGAGGCAAGTCCGATCCTATAACTACAACAAATTAGAGGACTGTTTTTTTTCCAGTTTTAAACTCATTCCTAATGATTTACAGCCGAGCCTATCACACCTACATGCACATACTAAGTCGGCTTTAGCATAGACATGCACATGCTTGAATGCAATTTCATCCCATTTCCTGTTGATCTAACAACTAGATTAAACTAATTTGAACCAATATTGAGCCAAAAAAGAATATACAGTAATAATTAGATGAAACTTCCTGATAAATAGATCTGCCGAACAAATTACTTAAACAGGAAAAACCATGCATTAACAGAAAAATACACACAACATACAACACTCAAAACATGTCAATTCTCTTAAGGTTGATTTCGACTAGTATTTGTGCAATAATTGCCTTAAGTGACCAAAACGACAGAAAGCACCCAAAACTGGCATGGAAAACACCTCattcaacaacaacacaacacagAACCAAATTCCAATAAATGCATTTGCAGGAGAAACAGGATAAGCAAACTATTTTTTCAAACTTTTGAAATCAATTGTTTCAACGACCCGTCAATATATAACATCTTATTTTCTTCTCTTAAACACAGCAATGAAAAACATAAGACTTCACGGGTTTTCAGTTACAGAGGTCTCCTTGTTGTCGGAATTAGGAGGCTTTTGTTGATCAATGACACGCCCGGTTAAAGCATCAACAGGACGAGTATCACGAGCTCCAcctttgcgcgccatggccacaGTCGGTGGTGGAGGAAGTAACCCTGCTCGAAACAGAAGACGCTCAACAGGATTTGAAGGTTGAGCTCCTACAGAAAGCCAATacctaaaacaaaaagaagaaaaacaacaCTATCACCTACATATACATGAAGGAACTTGCATTAAAATAAAGAGCTAGTTAGCTAAAAAGCACAGACACAAACACAACAATGCTGCATTAAAACATCGATATTgataataatttgagaaaatgaaTCTAATTGAATATAATTTTAGAACACTCTGGCATTTGACACGCCTTCAATCAGAAGTGTTAATTACTTACTTGACTCTGTCAAAGTTGATACCCATTCTTTTGCCACCATCCTGAACAGGTAAGGGATTGTAGTAACCGAGAACTTCGAGATGTTTGCCGTCTCTTGGAGATCTGCTATCGGCAGCCATCACACGATAGAATGGTTTGTTTTTGCATCCGAGACGCGATAACCGAATCCTAACCACCATTTTCCCCGAAATTCAGTGACTTTCAAATCCAGTCGAAGAAACCAAATGAATCTGTCTCTGTATTGTGGTAGCAATAGAACAAATCAATTTCAATGCGAAAAACGAATGAATCAGTGTCAACCATGGGAACAGAAAACGGAAAATGGGAACAAACAGAATGCAATCAAGGGAGAACACCATACATACAAAGCTAAATAGAATAAAAACAGGGAGGAAAGAACGAGGGAACTAACCTGACTGGCACTGTGACGGCGGGGCTGGAGAAGACGGAGATGACGCGACGGCGGCGGAGAATCGCTGGAGAGAGATCGGAAGGGTTTATCGAACGATAGAGAGGGGAGAAGGGCTTAGTGGGACTGAAATTTGAGAAATTGTTGCCTAGTGTCGAAGCATGACACGTGGGCTTTTCTACCGCTGAAAGTAAatcattttacaaaaaaaattgtttaaaaatttaaaaaattaattgtaaCCGAGAACAAATaactttttacttttttttcttgatgataaatattttttttttaattacaaagTGCAAATtctatagttttgaatttttttttataaaatttagtaatagattttaatttagatATTATAGGCCCatcttatatataaaattttttaagtttcttatgcaatttttggaggcaaaattaaGGTTATTTTGATAAttgtatattatttatatttattttaatttaacttaTATATAAAAGTTGTTAGTCTCTTATGTAATTTTTGGAGTCAAAATTAAGGTTATTTTGATAaatgtatattatttatatttattttaatttaattaattatttaataaaaactaattttcttCCACTAACTCACTAActcttatatttattatttttatttttataacttgtATTATAttaggatgtgtttgtttcaaggatacaagaaatatttatgaaaatatgaCTAAAGAGTGGGAATAAGTTAAACCAATCCTAACTTCTAACTACcattcataattattattatttatttttttataatttaaaattaaacaagtTTTATAATTATTCCTAAAAATCTAAATTTCTACCAAACACATATGTTGGAACAATATTCCCGAAAATAATAATCCTAGAAATAATATTCCAAAGAATATAATCTTAAGCCATGAAACAAACACACTCCTAACCAGTTATTCATAAAACTCAATTTCTTAATTATAACttaatataaatagtttaaaCTAGACGTCTACCCGCGATTAAGTTATTATCcttaaatattaatttagaaaaatatcaattatatatgtattaatgtttgtttgttgaatttatttttatttaaagaaattaacaataatttaatagtttacattttttttatcaaaagaagaaaattttatttCCAAAAATCACGGAAGTACAAAACCGATAAAAAGATTCAGGCGCCACAATGACAAAATAACCTATCAGATAATTAAAGCTCAAAACGATTAAACTACTTACATAATTTGCTCAACTTCCTATTACTGCTAGCTCTCATGATTATAATATCAATCACATCACTACTCTGGAGAGAGTCCACATTCTTGTTCTGAAAAATGATCATGTTTCGAGTTGTCCAAATTGCATATACAGTTTCAGCTATAGCAATTTTTATGATGTTGTTTTTTATACCTTTTCCTCTAACCTTCTGGCACACCCAACTCAACTCAGAATTCCACCCCCTCAGACTATGACTCACGGTTATCCACTTGAGTATATCGGACCAGATTTTATGTGTGTAAGCACACTCAAAAAAGAGATGGTTGCAACTTTCATGTAATCCACAAAAAGCACACTTATTATCAATAACGACGCCAAAGTGATGAAGTCGGTCTTTGGTGGGCAATCTATATAGGCAGGTCAACCACAGTATAAATTTAGCTCTCGGTCTAGCAAGATTGCCATAAAAGAGTTTTCTCCATTCCACTTTGGGTTTCTCCCCTCTAAACAAGTGATAAATCTTTCTAGTCACATGCCTTCATGTGTTTTGAAATCCCTCTCATTCCTCATATTGCGTAAGGATATCTCGATGTTTGAACATTGCCTTAAGAGTCCAGAAGCAATTCATACCAGGACAGAAGCTCGCGGGATCCAAATTTTTCAAATAGTATGAGTGTATCCAGTTAATCCACAACTTATCTTTCTTTTCACACACATTCCAAAGGAGTTTCCCAATTATCGCTTTATTTCATTCCAAAAGAGAGATCAAGTTCAAACCTCCTATAGAGAGAGGGTCACAAATCCGATCCCAGGCCACTAGAGCTTTTTTGCTAATGTTTTCCTTGCCAGTTCAATGAAAACTCCTACAAATACTATAAGAAATTGTTGTCACACACACCATAATCAAaagaataataatatattttcaatataattaaaaaaaattaaaattcaaagaaaatcttCTCTCAATACAAAATGAGTTGCAGTTATTAAATTGATACTTAAAAAATGATATGCGGTTATATCAAGTCTGTGAAGCACGGGTACTCCATTTTAGGTAAAGTACCGGTATCGGATACCGGTACGCGTACGGTACTCACCCGGTACGCACCGAAGTCGtaccaatttttttaattttatttttaagttggtACACCAACGGCACACATTTGGTACCACGTATccaacttttttaattttttcgaatagtataatttgaaaaaaaaaattaccgGGTAAAAATTAGGTTATGTATTCTATTTATAAATAAGAAAAGTGAAAGAACAACTAATCTATTACATTGAAATTTCTTTCACACCCATGTTCTTCATCTTCTGCCGAGAGAAATTGGAGCACATATGAATTTATTCACTCATTGAAAAGAAATAGACTCGATCCAATGCGGGATGAGGATTTAGTTTTTGTTCATACGAATCTCTGTCTTCTCACGGAGAAAGAGTAAGTTTTATAACGAAGGATTAACAAAAATGTGGGATATCAGTGGAGATGAATGAGAACTTTTAAGTGtgatttatttatgttattgcatagatattaactttttttaagcaaactgttttttaatttattattttgttgttatttaaataatataattctttagttatttttataattatatttttaaagcaTTATACTAACGTACCCGTACCTTAGTTTTTCTAAAAATGCCGTACTCCGTACCGGTACCCGTACCGGGTACTTGGTACGCACCCGTACCTATGCAACGCAGTATCAAGTAAATACAATTAAATGGTTATAataactatttatttaatttaaatgggAGTTCTTTTTCaatcttttatttaatttaattaaataattaaaaatgaaggTGCAAATACTTATTGAAAATGTGGGGTGGACTActttttaattgcttatttaataaaaaataattgaaaatgggAGTTATCATTTTTAAtgctaataattatttaattaattaatttattactaAATTAAGAGTAATGTTATTTAGTACGAAAGAattaaaattcaaagaaaatcttCTCTCAATACAAAATGAGATGTAGTTATTAAATTgatacttaaaaaataaaatgcggTTATATCAAGTAAATACAATTAAATGGTTATAataactatttatttaattaaaatgggaGTTCTTTTTCAATATTTTATCTATCGTATAAGAAAATTAGGTGTTCTTAAAAACCCCTAATTACCCTTATTACTCTATAATCATCCATGTGGTACTGTTTAACATTAAGCAACCTGATTTTCCATTGTTTTAAAActcattaatttaaattaataataaaaaaattaaaacttaaaacttAATAAAAccaattctctctttttttttttgcaagcgGTTACACCTTTTCTTCACAAATACCTCTCAGTCATTAACCATGatcctttctctctttctttctctcacaAACTGCTTCCTcttccttcttcctcttcttcttccttctcctcttcttcttcctttattTTTTCGTTTGCAATGGATATATTTGTGATAAAAAAAGGGAACCGAAAACAACAGTGGTATGCGATTCGATTTGCAGTGGTGCAGCGTTTGGACTGAGTGAGACGCGGTGGTTAGGTAAACTTTGACTTTCtcatttccttaccattttttgTTCTTCTCCTCATTCATTTGTTTCATTCTTCTGGATTTGTTTCGTTTAACCATTTTCATTATTAATGTTGTGTTGAATATGTTTTTGTTGTTGACGTGGTTGATATTGTTATTGTTTGAAGGTGATGAAGTATTATGGATGGTAATAAGCAATGATGTGCATATTTTAGGGTTCCTTCATCTGAATTAAAACTAATCTCCATCTTCAGGATCCTTGTCGCCCTGATGTCAAAGATGATGTGAGAGTATGTACTGAAGTCAGTGTTAAAGTAATGTATATGTGTCATATGTTTGATGAGTATATATTTTTCATTGTTTGATCGGTtagatatattaatatttatatcaaAATTCCATGGGAAGCTGGTAAACAACAGTGTTGTAGTGTGGTCTCTGACTTTATAATATCCAGCATGTTTAAAATCAGTTTGCAGTGACATGTAATTATCCGTAGCACTTCCAGAGTACATCATTTTAATACTTATTCATTTTTACTTATCATTATAGTTATAATAATAACTATTGTTTTCAATTGGCTTATTTGGAACATGTTAGACATCATATGGCTAGGCTTTCTTCGATTGATCAGAATACGAGAATGAATTTGATTTGTGGTTATCCGAATGTTGGCAAGAGCTCTTTTATTAATAAGATTACTAGAGTTGATGTTGATGTACGAGGACGATAGTGAATTGAATAATGAAGTTTGTACTATTAATATCATTCTATTTGTTTGAGTGTTTTGATTTTAATGTTCTAATGTGTGGTCTGGTTTGACAGTTTTGATTAATGATTGCAATTAAGGTGGTTAATCAAATGGTAACTGACAACATTCATCTGTGGGTGATTACATCATTTCCAAAAGGTACTTATTTCTTACTAATCCGTCATCGATATTGTTTCAAAATTTGCTCGGTAATATATGTTGATTACTAATGAAAATCAGTACTGACATATATCTTGATGGCTATGGCGATCAAGTGTTGACAGCCATTGGTAACTTATGCATTTGCTCAATTGTTGTGGGAATGGTGGTCGAGATTGCAGCCAATATTTTACTGGTGCAACCAATATTACAAGTTTATGTGGAGAGTGCTACCAATTCACAAACACCGGTAGGATTTATTCTTCTGGTCTCGACCACGAGATATGCATTTAGCATTAAAGATAGAGCCTAGATTGTAGTTGTGGCCAACAACCTTTGAGGTAATAGCTTTATCAAGCCGTAGATGAATGGACACACCGTATTACAAACCTTTGCGATGCGTGTTTACATGCTGATGTGGACTTCCCTCGAGTTTGAGCCAAACTTCAATTCAATTTTATGCAGGTAAGTTGAAAAGGTAATGTGACTGAGAGCTCAAAAGTCATTAACAGGTATGTTTTCTAAATAGGTTTCATTAAGATATGTTCACCGTCTGAGTCTCTCTATATAGAGATATCTGCTATACATCTAAACATATATTTTTTGTCTAGCACTCCACAGACATTCTTATGCTACCCTATCGTTTGTTGCTAAGATCTTTATCTTCCTTTATGTTGGAATAAATGCTCTGGACATTGAAAAATGGATGTTTATTAGTGAAAGGTACCTCCTATGTTTTCTATTGGATTGGTGATCAGAAATTCAAACACCCTTTTTAccgaacaatttttttaatgtcTTCCATTATTTCATGTACCTCCTATGTGAACACAACACCGATAATGTTGCTTGCTTTATGCGTAATGTTTTTTCAATAAATTGTCAAGAGTTGTTTGGTGTTTGAGATAAATTTTTGTTGTATTGACAAAGACACTTAGGAGTCTTAGTTTCTTTATTTACTCATTCAAAATAACACATTGTTAGATCATCTGTACGTGACAAATGCGCTGATAAATTTAGTTTGACCCCAAACTTCGCGCAGGTTGATGTAGTAATGAATCCTGTGACATAACATGTGAGATTTTGAGGAACCTCGGCATGTCGTAATGTTCCATTTCCCTATTAGTATTGAGTTTCCCTCGTGTAGCATTCGTCAATCATCCTATATTTGTTGAGGCTGTTAATTCAGTCAAGGAAATCAGGTAGTACTTCTGtaactattttaatttttgttttttttcgtgTTAAGAATCTGTTAATTTTTTTGTTACTGATTGTGTGATAACTGTAACTCGttttttttgaggcgaactgactccttgctctcttttttttttgatttttttattattgcaagagtcgccaccgacttttattttatccaattatattaggaaaggcataaaagaacagaaaaagaccttttgacagattttgggttcggggggttggttatacaaagggaaggttttaagcaccctttgtatccatggttatccatgggctcttaattgcttagctcacttttttaaatgctttgttgatttgaaaatagaagaagtgaagatggacaataggtcacataggtctctgaagagtttcactgggaataatgcccttcaaataccagataaaagttttgaaaatagatgagaagttttgaaaatacgttgtttgaaaatgaaagtgtttgagcaagcaattaggagttatctactctcaatttataagacctttcctatgcatttaatacttttcttaaatgatggtatgattaaaaaaaataagagggaaaaccatagaggtgcaagtgtgcaaagtgcttttttttttttaagtcttatcttgattattaatgttttagcttaaaggtaaaaatatggtccaagtggacaaaaggaagatgacggaaacataaacaatgcgtccaaatggacaaagaaaaaatagcggaagcataaataatatgtccaaatggacaaagagaaaatagcggaaacataaataatatgcccaagtggacaaagaaaaaaatagcggaaacataaataatatgtccaaatggacaaagagaaaataacagaaacataaataatgcgtccaagtggacaaggagaaaatagcagaaacataaataatgcgtccaagtggacaaagagaaaataacagaaacataaataatgcgtccaagtggacaaagagaaaataacagaaacataaataatgcgtccaagtggacaaagagaaaataacagaaacataaataatacgtccaaatggacaaagaaaaaatagcagaaatataaataatatgtccaaatggacaaagaaaaaatagcagaaatataaataatatgtccaaatggacaaagaaaaaaatagcagaaatataaataatatgtccaaatggacaaagaaaaaatagcagaaatataaataatatgtccaaatggacaaagaaaaaatagcataaatataaataatatgtccaaatggacaaagaaaaaaatagcagaaatataaataatatgtccaaatggacaaagaaaaaatagcagaaatataaataatatgttcaaatggacaaagaaaaaatagcagaaatataaataatatgtccaaatggacaaagaaaaaaaatagcagaaatataaataatatgtccaaatggacaaagaaaaaaaaatagcagaaatataaataatatgtccaaatggacaaagagaaaataacataaacataaatatgatgaatgataaaataaagtataaagcaagaaatataaagaacaatataataaaatgcggaatttaaagttaattgttagtatgttagcacgcgaatcatcttgaagctagtcaagtatatccacgatgttagtgaagatcgatggtgagtgaatgatgatctcggatttaaagttaatgaaaatttatcagaagcttgatagaatcatagcgactacacgataaatttccaaaagtcttaaatcaactgcatacaatctctgccatatttgatcttttattccaattcggtgtggtgtcgttttctttacctccccgtttcacttgggaggacggcacgctaaacccttcacgcgaaatttggaaggagaatgcgcccgtggtgggatgaattttatttcagttcttcctacgatatcacacgaactttcttattggtcctacgagtaggaaagggaaaaaaaagatctcaactaaaccctaggagtttgctaagtgtggggatttcacctagactagaaattctggagtccggggggtcggttatacatagggaagtgtttaaacaccctacatatctgtagtactctacaggaaccttctctgtgtcattgtgattgtgtttgctgctaatgattgggaaagtttctcctttgtgttaggagaaggaattgaattgatttgaaaagacagacagacagacaaactgactatttttggtattttattagctcgctgagattccttgtgaacctcatgcctacatatccctagtggaagtcagagcttaatgtagttcggggaactaactagggaaattaaatgtttttggtgccttgcttgaagctcaaggttgaagcttggaattaaatctctgtttacagtaaagagacatgaaatcatctttacagagaggtatttgtactattctaccacaaacatttaaaggagtgacagaataactggattcatttcattcaagagggggaccttacttgtgtgtgcaagtatgccagtcagatgcctcttaaatgaaagaaagatgctcgtccaaattagggaaagtgtacaagtctggggatgtgccagagcatgtctttcagagtcctaaatgggagactttgattgaaattgaaattgaaatgtttgtttgtttgaatgtggtagagtagtaaaaatatctctctatagagataagctatgtctatctactgtataaaagatttgactttagctggcttgtatgaggcccaagcttgaggctttttgattgatttattaatattattgactctgggagatgactccactggggattaattacagggtatttttgtgttctgtacaaagcccagaattgaggctgactctatttagggagactctatttgtgtgccttgtacaaagcccaaggttgtggctaactgctgaggataattgaatgaatgactatgaatgactctattttgtgtgccttgtacaaagcccaaggttgtggctgactgctgaggataattgaatgaatgactatgaatgactctattttgtgtgccttgtacaaagcccaaggttgtggctgactctagctagggaaaacattattttctgccttgtacaaagcccaaggttgtggcagactcttaaataaactgagtatggatgactctatggggaaaagatcctaggtgttaggaatctttgacacatgaaaatatggtttatctgccttgtacaaagcccaaggttgtggctactgagtgatgaagaactcactggggagactctattatctgccttgtacaatgcccaaggttgaggctgactcttgacaggggagttttattgtttggtgccttgtatgaagcccaaggttgaggctaactatttttgttggttttgactctactgaggagattttatttattgaaagactgtttttctttgg
This genomic interval from Vicia villosa cultivar HV-30 ecotype Madison, WI unplaced genomic scaffold, Vvil1.0 ctg.003297F_1_1, whole genome shotgun sequence contains the following:
- the LOC131640754 gene encoding small ribosomal subunit protein bS16m/bS16c-like encodes the protein MVVRIRLSRLGCKNKPFYRVMAADSRSPRDGKHLEVLGYYNPLPVQDGGKRMGINFDRVKYWLSVGAQPSNPVERLLFRAGLLPPPPTVAMARKGGARDTRPVDALTGRVIDQQKPPNSDNKETSVTENP